From one Methylothermaceae bacteria B42 genomic stretch:
- a CDS encoding methane monooxygenase/ammonia monooxygenase subunit C codes for WVRWYEGVYGWSAGLDSFAPEFETYWMNFLYIEIVLEVVTASVLWGYLWKTRDRNLDALAPREELRRNFTHLIWLVAYAWAIYWGASYFTEQDGTWHQTIVRDTDFTPSHIIEFYLSYPIYIITGFASFIYAHTRLPYFAKKGLSLAYLITVVGPFMILPNVGLNEWGHTFWFMEELFVAPLHYGFVFFGWFALAILGLLLQVFASFLNLIGKDLCGDVYDAAVARVGEDQAVWAE; via the coding sequence GTGGGTCCGGTGGTATGAAGGGGTTTATGGCTGGAGTGCCGGCCTGGATTCCTTTGCGCCGGAATTTGAAACTTACTGGATGAACTTCCTGTACATTGAAATTGTGCTGGAAGTGGTGACAGCCTCGGTGCTGTGGGGTTATCTGTGGAAGACCCGTGACCGCAATCTGGATGCCTTGGCGCCGCGTGAAGAACTGCGTCGCAACTTCACCCATTTGATCTGGCTGGTGGCATATGCCTGGGCCATTTACTGGGGTGCGAGCTACTTCACCGAGCAAGATGGTACTTGGCATCAAACGATTGTTCGTGACACGGACTTCACGCCGAGCCACATCATCGAGTTCTACCTGAGCTATCCGATCTACATCATCACTGGCTTTGCGTCATTCATTTATGCCCACACCCGTCTTCCTTATTTTGCGAAGAAAGGGTTGTCCTTGGCATATTTGATCACCGTGGTAGGTCCTTTCATGATTCTGCCGAATGTTGGTTTGAATGAATGGGGCCACACCTTCTGGTTTATGGAAGAGCTGTTTGTAGCGCCATTGCACTATGGTTTTGTCTTCTTTGGCTGGTTCGCGCTGGCTATTTTGGGCTTGCTGCTGCAAGTATTTGCCAGCTTCCTGAACCTGATTGGCAAAGACCTGTGCGGTGATGTCTACGACGCAGCGGTAGCTCGCGTAGGCGAAGACCAAGCAGTTTGGGCAGAATAA